The Candidatus Rokuibacteriota bacterium sequence GAGAAGCTCAGGAAGCTCGGCGACCTCATGAGCCTCGCCAAAGCCGGGCCGCGGCGCGTCAGCTCGGGCCCGTGCCAGGAGGTGGTAGAGACCCAGAGTCCCTCGCTCAAAGCGCTCCCGATCATCCAGTGCTGGCCCAAGGACGCGGGGCCCTACATCACGCTCCCGCTGGTCTTCACCAAGGATCCCACCACGGGCGCACGGAACGTCGGGATGTACCGCCTCCAGGTCTTCGACGACCGGACGCTCGGGATGCACTGGCAGACCCACAAGGGCTCGGCCGAGCACCACCGCGATGCCGAGCGCGCGCGGAAACCGATGGAGGTCGCCATCGCTCTCGGTGGGGATCCGGCGACGATCTACACCGGCTCGGCGCCGCTGCCGCCGGGGATCGACGAGATCGTCTTCGCGGGCTGGCTCCGCGGAACCGGCGTCGAGCTGGTCCGGTGCAAGACCGTGGAC is a genomic window containing:
- a CDS encoding UbiD family decarboxylase, whose product is MPFTDLREFVAHLERHGQLRRIAVPVSRDLEISEITDRVSKGPAGQNVALLFERVEGFEIPVLINTFGSARRMAWALGVENLNELSGRVAALLDLKMPGTFFEKLRKLGDLMSLAKAGPRRVSSGPCQEVVETQSPSLKALPIIQCWPKDAGPYITLPLVFTKDPTTGARNVGMYRLQVFDDRTLGMHWQTHKGSAEHHRDAERARKPMEVAIALGGDPATIYTGSAPLPPGIDEIVFAGWLRGTGVELVRCKTVD